In Oscillatoria sp. FACHB-1406, the sequence TAAATTAAACTCAACGTAGCGTCCCCGGCGATACAATTGGAAGTTACGTTCGCGATCGCCGTATCCCAAATCTTTTCTGCGATCGACAATAGGCAAATACGCCGGTAAGAAGGAATGCCCGCAGCTTTGAGCGAACGCAAACAAATCTTCCCAACCGCGCCCCACAAAACCGACTTCTTTCGCGTACTGCCCCGCCTCCTGTTCCGGATTTGAACCGCAGTACAACTGCCCGCGATAATCTTGGTAATCAAAGAAAATCCCGCCTACGCCCCGTGCTTCTTGGCGATGTTTCAGGTAAAAATATTCATCGCACCAGCGTTTAAACACATTGTAATATTCCGGGTGATGCGCGTTGCACGCTTGCTGGATGGTTTTGTGGAAATGAATGACATCTTCAACAAAAGGATAGTACGGCGTGAGATCGATACCACCGCCAAACCACCAAATCGGGCCAGCTTCAAAGTAACGATAGTTGAGGTGAACGGTGGGAATGTAAGGACTGCGCGGGTGGAGAACCATTGAAGTTCCCGTCGCAAAGTAGCTGTGTCCTGCTGCTTCCGGGCGTTGCGCCAAAATTGAAGGCGGAAGCGTATCCCCCCACACCGCCGAGAAATTAACGCCGCCTTGCTCGAATACACCGCCATCGCGAATCACGCGCGTGCGCCCGCCGCCGCCGCCTTCTCGCTCCCAGCTATCCTCCTTAAACTTCGCTTTGCCATCGATTTCTTCTAAACCTTGGCAGATTTCATCTTGTAAGTCCATTACGAACTGCTTTGCTCGGTCTTTGGAGTCCGCAGGCGGCATTCTGTTTTCGGTCGTGGGTTGGGGAAGGGGTTGGACGCGATCGCTCATAACTTCTCAATTCCTTCGTTGCTGAAAAATTTGCCTTTAATAACTCTATGGATATAGACCGCTTTAAGAGCGATTTCTTTTCAAATCTTCACATCCTGCCGTTAAAGCACGGATTAATAGGCTTTGTAGCGTTACTCGTTCCCTCCAATGTAAAGTTTTGAAAACTTATTTATCTCCAAATGCTTTATCGCTATAGAGTGATTAAACGAAATCGCCCATTTCCCAGCTTAGGAGAGCAACCCATGACTTGCGACTTAGCAACGCAACTGCGAGAAGGAACCAAGCAATCCCACACCCTAGCGGAAAACACCGCCTTTATGAAATGCTTCCTTAAAGGGATTGTGGAAAGAGAACCACTCCGCAAACTTTTTGCCGATTTGTACTTCGTTTACAGTACCCTAGAAGCAGAACTCGAACGCCACATCGAGCATCCGGCTGTCGGAGCGATTTATTTCCCCGAATTAAACCGTAAAGAGAAGTTAGAGCAAGACTTAGCGTATTTTTATGGGGAAGATTGGCACGATTTGATTCATGCGTCCGCAGCGGGAAAAACCTATGTCGCGCGCATCAAAGAAATTTCCAACAACGAACCCGAACTCCTGATTGCTCATGCCTACGTTCGTTATATGGGCGATCTTTCCGGCGGACAAGCCCTGAAAAATATTATCCGTTCTGCCTTAAAATTACCGAGCGATCGCAGCATTAACTTCTATGAATTCAATGCAATTTCCACCGTTGAAGCGCGGCGAGAATTCAAAAATAAATATCGCGACGCGCTCGATCGACTGCCGATTGATAAGACTACCGTTGCCAGAATTGTTGAAGAAGCAAATTATGCGTTTGCGCTCAATCGCGATGTCGTTCATGAATTAGAAAACGAAGTAAAAGCCGCCATAGGTATTCATGTTTTCGAGTTACTAACGCGCCAAGATATTCCAGGTAGTACCGAACGCGCTCCCGGAAAACCAGCAGTAGAATTAGTCGCGGTTGAATAATGAATAATGGATAATACGATGATACGGCTTAAAGTATTTTAAGCTATTATCAACTATCCATTATTTATCGTTTTTTTACATTAGAAACTTTCCTCAAAAACTGTAATGCAACTTCTAGAACAAGCCGTAAAATTCGATACAAACCTAATTCAAAAATACAATAAACCCCTACCTAGATATACGAGCTATCCCCCGGCTACGCAACTCACAACCGATTTTACAGGCAACGATTTCAAAGCCGGAATCGTAGCCGGAAATTACAAACAAACGCCACTTTCCCTCTATTGCCATATTCCCTTCTGCGAAACGCCGTGTTATTTTTGCGGTTGCAACACCCTGATAACGCAACGCAAACAAGTTGCGGAACCTTACCTTAACTACCTCGCCCGCGACATCAAACAAGTTGCCGAACTGGTTGATTCTCAGCGCCAAGTTAACCAGATGCACTGGGGCGGGGGTACGCCAAATTATTTAAATCAGACTCAGATTGAGTTTTTGTGGCGAACGATTCAATCGCACTTTAACTTCAATCCGGACGCAGAAATTTCGATTGAAATTAATCCTCGCTTTGTCGATCGCGACTACATTTTATTTTTAAGAAATTTAGGCTTTAATCGCATCAGTTTCGGCATCCAAGACTTTAACCCCATCGTTCAGCAAGCCATTAATCGCGTCCAACCCGAAGAAATGCTATTCAATGTGATGAGTTGGATTCGCGAGGCAGAATTTGAGAGCGTTAATGTCGATCTGATTTATGGATTGCCTTTTCAAACGCTAGAAACTTTTACAGAAACCATCAAAAAAACGCGCGAACTTAATCCCGATCGCGTGGCAGTATTTAACTTTGCTTACGTGCCGTGGATGAAAGCAGTACAGCGCAATCTTCCCGAAGATAAGCTACCTAATGCTGCCGAAAAACTCGCTATTTTCAAAATGACAATCGAGCAGCTAACGGGGAATGGTTATGTTTATATTGGTATGGATCATTTTGCCAAACCCAACGACGAACTTTCCATCGCGCAACAAGATGGAACCTTGCACCGCAACTTCCAAGGCTACACGACGCAGCCCGAATCGGATTTGCTTGGATTTGGGATGACTTCGATTAGTATGCTGCACGACGTTTACGCGCAAAATCACAAACGTCTCAAGGATTATTATGCCGCGATCGATAACAACGAACTGCCAATAGAGCGCGGTGTCAGTCTCAGTCGCGATGACTTAATTCGACGCACAGTTATCATGGAATTGATGTGCGAATTTCAACTCTCATCCCACGCCTTAGAAGAAAAATATCATTTAGGGTTCGATTTCGAGTTTGAGGATTATTTCAACCGCGAAATTCCCGAATTC encodes:
- a CDS encoding heme oxygenase (biliverdin-producing), with the translated sequence MTCDLATQLREGTKQSHTLAENTAFMKCFLKGIVEREPLRKLFADLYFVYSTLEAELERHIEHPAVGAIYFPELNRKEKLEQDLAYFYGEDWHDLIHASAAGKTYVARIKEISNNEPELLIAHAYVRYMGDLSGGQALKNIIRSALKLPSDRSINFYEFNAISTVEARREFKNKYRDALDRLPIDKTTVARIVEEANYAFALNRDVVHELENEVKAAIGIHVFELLTRQDIPGSTERAPGKPAVELVAVE
- the hemN gene encoding oxygen-independent coproporphyrinogen III oxidase; this translates as MQLLEQAVKFDTNLIQKYNKPLPRYTSYPPATQLTTDFTGNDFKAGIVAGNYKQTPLSLYCHIPFCETPCYFCGCNTLITQRKQVAEPYLNYLARDIKQVAELVDSQRQVNQMHWGGGTPNYLNQTQIEFLWRTIQSHFNFNPDAEISIEINPRFVDRDYILFLRNLGFNRISFGIQDFNPIVQQAINRVQPEEMLFNVMSWIREAEFESVNVDLIYGLPFQTLETFTETIKKTRELNPDRVAVFNFAYVPWMKAVQRNLPEDKLPNAAEKLAIFKMTIEQLTGNGYVYIGMDHFAKPNDELSIAQQDGTLHRNFQGYTTQPESDLLGFGMTSISMLHDVYAQNHKRLKDYYAAIDNNELPIERGVSLSRDDLIRRTVIMELMCEFQLSSHALEEKYHLGFDFEFEDYFNREIPEFKALEDDGLIEIVPHGIKVTAAGRLLIRNIAAVFDAYLREPKHQQFSKSM